Proteins encoded by one window of Chryseobacterium foetidum:
- the gldC gene encoding gliding motility protein GldC, translating to MRKTQITIDVELDENHVPEVMTWNAADGGVEKEETKAVMISVWDEKTSEALRIDLWTKDMPVDQMKMFMHQIFVSMGNTYQRATGEDDVAEWIEQIAEEFAIKSAIKM from the coding sequence ATGAGAAAAACTCAGATTACAATAGATGTGGAGCTGGACGAAAATCACGTTCCTGAAGTGATGACTTGGAATGCAGCTGATGGAGGCGTAGAAAAAGAAGAAACAAAAGCAGTAATGATTTCCGTTTGGGACGAAAAAACTTCTGAAGCCCTAAGAATAGACCTTTGGACGAAAGATATGCCGGTAGACCAAATGAAAATGTTTATGCACCAGATTTTTGTTTCTATGGGAAATACTTACCAAAGAGCAACTGGTGAAGATGATGTTGCAGAATGGATTGAACAAATAGCAGAGGAATTTGCCATAAAATCTGCGATAAAGATGTAG
- a CDS encoding cystathionine gamma-synthase — MNFNTKVIHGGQHHESATGSVNVPVFLTSTFAQKSPGVHSGYEYSRAANPTRQALEDSLASIENGARGLAFGSGLAAIDCVLKLLNPGDEVVAVDDLYGGTYRMFTRLFEKYQLKFTFVNFDDASKIADVITDKTKLIWVETPTNPLMKLVDIKAVVEIAKGKDILVAVDNTFATPYLQRPIDLGADIVMHSATKYLGGHSDVIAGALIAKDAELGEKLHFIQFASGGILGPHDSYLVLRGIKTLALRVQRHSENGMAVAKYLESHPAVAQVIYPGLESHPQYELAKTQMKDFGGMVSFTFKSGKKEDAIKFLERVKVFTLAESLGGVESLANHPALMTHASIPAEKRAELGITDDLVRLSVGIEDAEDLIADLEKAFS, encoded by the coding sequence ATGAATTTCAACACTAAAGTAATACACGGAGGGCAACATCACGAATCTGCAACGGGTTCGGTAAATGTTCCTGTTTTTTTAACGTCAACTTTCGCACAGAAAAGTCCGGGAGTGCATTCAGGATATGAATATTCAAGAGCGGCAAACCCTACAAGACAGGCTTTGGAAGACTCTTTGGCAAGCATCGAAAACGGAGCGAGAGGTTTGGCTTTCGGTTCCGGTCTGGCTGCGATCGACTGTGTTTTAAAATTATTAAATCCAGGCGATGAGGTTGTTGCCGTGGATGATTTATACGGTGGAACGTACAGAATGTTTACGAGACTTTTCGAAAAATATCAGTTGAAATTTACCTTCGTGAATTTTGATGATGCTTCAAAAATTGCAGATGTAATTACTGATAAAACAAAATTAATCTGGGTAGAAACTCCAACGAATCCTTTGATGAAACTGGTTGACATCAAAGCAGTAGTGGAAATTGCGAAAGGAAAAGATATTTTAGTTGCAGTGGATAACACTTTTGCAACGCCATATCTTCAAAGACCAATCGATTTGGGAGCTGATATTGTGATGCACTCAGCGACAAAATATTTAGGAGGTCACTCAGATGTGATTGCAGGAGCTTTGATTGCTAAAGACGCTGAACTGGGAGAAAAACTTCACTTCATTCAGTTTGCAAGCGGCGGAATTTTAGGTCCACACGATTCTTATCTGGTTTTAAGAGGAATTAAAACTTTAGCATTGAGAGTCCAAAGACATTCTGAAAACGGAATGGCTGTGGCAAAATACCTTGAATCTCATCCTGCAGTTGCACAGGTTATTTATCCTGGATTGGAGTCTCATCCGCAATATGAACTGGCAAAAACTCAGATGAAAGATTTTGGAGGAATGGTTTCTTTCACTTTCAAATCGGGAAAAAAAGAAGATGCAATTAAGTTTTTAGAGAGAGTAAAAGTATTCACTCTTGCTGAATCTTTGGGAGGAGTAGAGTCTTTGGCCAATCATCCTGCATTGATGACTCACGCTTCAATTCCTGCTGAAAAACGTGCTGAACTGGGAATTACAGATGACCTGGTACGTCTAAGCGTTGGAATTGAAGATGCGGAAGACCTGATTGCAGATTTGGAAAAAGCATTTTCGTAA
- a CDS encoding GNAT family N-acetyltransferase: MKNTRKATLQDLPQLTKLFDQYRIFYHKDSDIPAAENFLKERIENKDSEIFVAENESKLVGFVQLYPLFSSTRMKRYWLLNDLFVNENYRGKGFSKQLIDEAKELAKSTNSAEILLETGKSNDIGNQLYPACGFDLYDDVNFYEWTNNE; this comes from the coding sequence ATGAAAAACACAAGAAAGGCTACCCTTCAGGACTTACCTCAATTGACCAAACTGTTTGATCAATACAGAATTTTTTATCATAAAGATTCTGATATTCCTGCTGCTGAAAATTTTTTGAAAGAAAGAATTGAAAATAAGGATTCTGAAATTTTTGTTGCTGAAAATGAAAGTAAATTAGTGGGCTTCGTGCAATTGTATCCATTATTTTCTTCAACGAGAATGAAGCGGTATTGGTTGTTGAATGATCTGTTTGTCAATGAAAACTATCGTGGAAAAGGTTTTTCAAAACAGTTAATCGATGAAGCCAAAGAGTTGGCAAAATCTACAAATTCAGCAGAAATTCTCCTCGAAACCGGAAAGTCAAATGATATTGGAAACCAATTATATCCAGCTTGTGGTTTTGACCTATACGATGACGTGAATTTTTACGAGTGGACAAATAATGAATGA
- a CDS encoding DinB family protein yields MTDFQKYIQRYLDLIPSENWLNELRLVGEKTVSLYSYLTEEQSKFAYAEGKWTLKEVLLHLSDTERIFQYRILAISRGEKSELPGFDEENYAANSFANDRSLESLLEEYQCVRKSSEILLENLNPQVLKNTGIANGNQISVEIICKLIVGHNIHHLNVVEERYLPEL; encoded by the coding sequence ATGACCGATTTCCAAAAATACATTCAAAGATATTTAGATTTAATTCCATCAGAAAACTGGTTGAACGAGTTAAGATTGGTGGGTGAGAAAACTGTTTCTCTGTATTCTTATTTGACAGAAGAACAATCAAAATTTGCTTACGCAGAAGGAAAATGGACTTTAAAAGAAGTTCTTTTGCATTTATCTGATACGGAAAGAATTTTTCAGTACAGAATTTTAGCTATTTCAAGAGGAGAAAAATCGGAATTACCTGGTTTTGATGAAGAAAATTATGCAGCAAATTCATTCGCAAACGATAGAAGTTTGGAATCTTTGCTGGAAGAATATCAATGTGTGAGAAAATCGTCAGAGATTTTATTGGAAAACTTAAATCCTCAAGTTTTAAAAAATACAGGCATTGCCAATGGAAACCAGATTTCTGTAGAAATCATTTGTAAATTAATTGTTGGTCATAATATTCATCATTTGAATGTGGTGGAGGAAAGGTATTTGCCGGAATTGTAA
- the tnpA gene encoding IS200/IS605 family transposase, protein MPFIKIYIHIVFSTDNRTPFLNTTDLRVKVWKHIKENASDKGIFMDMVNGYCDHCHCLISLGSNQNIEKIVQLIKGESSYWINKNNLTKEKFSWQDEYFAVSVSESKIELVRNYIKNQEKHHQHKSFEDEFQEFIEKYNFKM, encoded by the coding sequence ATGCCTTTCATTAAAATTTATATTCATATCGTATTTTCTACTGATAACCGAACTCCATTTCTAAATACTACAGATTTACGAGTGAAAGTTTGGAAGCACATTAAAGAAAATGCATCGGATAAAGGGATTTTTATGGACATGGTCAATGGGTATTGCGATCACTGTCACTGCCTGATTTCTTTAGGCTCAAATCAAAATATAGAAAAAATTGTTCAATTGATTAAGGGTGAATCTTCTTATTGGATTAATAAAAATAATCTAACAAAAGAAAAATTTTCATGGCAAGACGAGTATTTTGCGGTTTCAGTTTCTGAGTCGAAAATAGAATTAGTAAGAAATTATATTAAAAATCAGGAAAAACATCATCAGCATAAAAGTTTTGAAGACGAGTTTCAAGAGTTCATTGAAAAATATAATTTTAAAATGTAA
- a CDS encoding L-threonylcarbamoyladenylate synthase, protein MENIINILKSGGTILYPTDTIWGIGCDATNVDAINKIFDIKKREKNKSMIILVETEKRLQDLVDVPEMAWEIMDLSEKPVTLVYQNPRGLPQELLAEDGSIGIRLVKDLYCKKLITKLNKPLVSTSANFSGDKSPLKFSDISKEIIDLVDYAVEENREKVSEYSGSSVIKIWSDNRIKVLRE, encoded by the coding sequence ATGGAAAACATCATCAACATATTAAAATCCGGCGGAACCATCCTTTATCCTACCGATACCATCTGGGGAATCGGCTGTGATGCCACAAACGTCGACGCCATCAACAAAATCTTCGATATCAAAAAGCGCGAGAAAAACAAATCCATGATTATCTTGGTGGAAACAGAGAAGAGATTGCAGGATTTGGTAGATGTTCCGGAGATGGCGTGGGAAATTATGGATTTAAGTGAAAAACCGGTTACTTTAGTGTATCAAAACCCAAGAGGTTTGCCTCAGGAATTGCTTGCAGAAGACGGAAGTATCGGAATTCGTCTTGTAAAAGATTTGTACTGCAAAAAGCTGATTACAAAACTTAATAAGCCTTTGGTATCTACTTCAGCTAATTTCAGTGGCGATAAAAGTCCGTTGAAATTTTCAGATATTTCAAAGGAAATAATTGATTTGGTAGATTATGCTGTGGAAGAAAACAGAGAGAAAGTTTCAGAATATTCAGGTTCTTCGGTGATAAAAATCTGGAGTGATAATCGCATAAAAGTATTGAGAGAGTGA
- a CDS encoding CCA tRNA nucleotidyltransferase — protein MFINLNQNQNLKLFKIISEVAAANNQSVYIVGGYVRDLLMKRKASTDIDFVTEQSGIELAQNVGKEIDPKMKVSVFKTYGTAMIRYKDLELEFVGARKESYTEDSRKPEVEGGTIEDDQKRRDFTINAMAISLNKDNIGELIDPFDGIGDLQKEILRTPLEPAQTYSDDPLRMMRAVRFASTLNFTIEENSLEAIKQEAERIKIVSMERIMVEFNKIMLSKKPSVGLKLMEETGLMKLVIPELIDLKGVEEVEGQTHKDNFYHTLEVVDNISENTDNLWLRWAALLHDIGKAPTKKFVEGTGWTFHGHEFLGSKMVKTLFQKLKLPLNADMKYVQKMVKLSSRPIALVTDDASDSALRRLLFDAGEDLEDLFTLCKADITTKNSRKQERFKKNFQYVAVKIKEVEEKDQVRNFQPPISGEEIMTMFNLKPGREIGILKEKVKEAILEGDIGNDSEEARNFVIAEAEKIGLKPVKI, from the coding sequence ATGTTCATCAACCTCAATCAAAATCAAAACCTCAAACTTTTCAAAATCATTTCTGAAGTCGCAGCGGCAAACAATCAATCGGTGTACATCGTTGGCGGTTACGTGCGTGATCTTTTAATGAAAAGAAAAGCATCAACGGATATAGATTTTGTAACCGAACAGAGCGGAATTGAATTGGCTCAAAATGTAGGTAAAGAAATCGATCCGAAAATGAAAGTTTCCGTTTTTAAAACCTACGGAACGGCCATGATCAGATACAAAGACCTTGAACTGGAATTTGTTGGTGCCAGAAAAGAAAGCTACACCGAAGACAGCCGCAAACCGGAGGTGGAAGGAGGAACCATTGAAGACGATCAGAAAAGAAGGGATTTCACCATCAATGCGATGGCGATTTCTTTAAATAAAGATAATATCGGAGAATTGATTGATCCTTTTGATGGAATCGGCGATTTGCAGAAGGAAATCCTCAGAACACCTTTAGAACCGGCACAAACCTATTCCGATGATCCGTTGAGAATGATGAGAGCAGTTCGTTTTGCATCAACTTTAAATTTTACCATCGAAGAAAATTCTCTTGAAGCCATAAAACAGGAAGCTGAAAGAATCAAAATTGTTTCCATGGAAAGAATTATGGTTGAATTTAATAAAATCATGCTTTCTAAAAAGCCTTCTGTGGGTTTAAAATTAATGGAAGAAACAGGTTTAATGAAATTAGTTATTCCTGAATTGATTGATTTAAAGGGCGTAGAAGAAGTGGAAGGTCAAACGCACAAAGACAATTTTTATCACACTTTGGAAGTGGTTGACAATATTTCAGAAAATACCGACAACCTTTGGCTTCGCTGGGCGGCACTGCTGCACGACATCGGAAAGGCACCAACCAAAAAATTCGTGGAAGGAACAGGCTGGACTTTCCATGGGCACGAGTTTTTAGGTTCAAAAATGGTAAAAACTTTATTTCAAAAACTGAAATTACCTTTGAATGCAGATATGAAATACGTTCAGAAAATGGTAAAACTTTCATCACGACCAATTGCTTTGGTTACTGATGATGCTTCAGATTCTGCATTGAGAAGGCTTTTGTTTGATGCCGGAGAAGATTTGGAAGATTTATTTACACTCTGCAAGGCAGATATTACCACCAAAAATTCCAGAAAACAGGAAAGATTTAAGAAAAATTTCCAGTATGTGGCTGTTAAGATAAAAGAAGTTGAAGAAAAAGATCAGGTAAGAAATTTTCAGCCACCGATTTCCGGTGAAGAGATTATGACGATGTTTAATCTGAAACCTGGAAGAGAAATCGGAATTTTAAAGGAAAAAGTAAAAGAAGCAATTCTGGAAGGCGACATTGGAAATGACAGTGAAGAAGCCAGAAATTTCGTAATTGCTGAAGCTGAAAAAATTGGTTTAAAACCAGTAAAGATTTAA
- a CDS encoding T9SS type A sorting domain-containing protein gives MKNIFIAAAFIGVNFLDAQTYPPQANVTGTTAIPAASPLFKSWATGATVVRGLQQINGSQTAYASVGTPESAIGAPNSSVVCLGDGGTAVLTFAKPITNDSGFDFAVFENGFMSNQTGKAFLELAFVEVSSDGTNFFRFPSHNQYPADYVQNAPDAGGPGFATMDATYLNNFAGKYISGFGTPFDISDIPDNPLLNKSQITHVKIIDVVGSNVEGYRTFDSYGNVAIDPFPTPFASSGFDLNAVGVINEYTAVLATAENQKAPVKINLYPNPATDFIKITTDKDILVKIYSITGALVKQGKTVDRAMNISDLKNGNYIVQFENENGKQNLKLIVSK, from the coding sequence ATGAAAAATATATTCATCGCAGCTGCGTTTATTGGTGTAAATTTTCTGGATGCTCAAACCTATCCTCCACAGGCCAATGTTACGGGAACAACGGCAATTCCGGCTGCCAGTCCGCTTTTTAAATCATGGGCAACGGGAGCAACTGTTGTGCGAGGGTTGCAACAAATTAACGGTTCACAGACAGCTTATGCATCAGTTGGAACTCCTGAAAGTGCTATCGGTGCACCCAACAGTTCTGTGGTTTGTCTTGGTGACGGCGGAACGGCTGTTCTTACTTTTGCCAAACCAATTACCAACGACAGCGGATTTGATTTTGCAGTATTTGAAAACGGGTTTATGTCTAACCAAACCGGGAAAGCTTTTTTAGAGCTTGCTTTCGTGGAAGTGAGCTCAGACGGAACCAACTTTTTCCGGTTCCCTTCTCACAATCAATATCCTGCAGATTATGTACAGAATGCGCCTGATGCGGGCGGACCTGGTTTTGCAACAATGGATGCAACATACCTGAATAATTTTGCAGGAAAATATATCTCAGGCTTCGGAACTCCTTTTGACATCAGTGATATTCCGGATAATCCGCTTTTAAATAAATCTCAGATTACCCATGTGAAAATTATTGATGTTGTAGGCAGCAATGTTGAAGGCTACAGAACGTTTGACAGTTATGGAAATGTGGCAATTGACCCGTTCCCTACTCCTTTTGCATCATCAGGATTTGACTTGAATGCCGTGGGAGTAATTAACGAATACACTGCTGTTTTGGCAACTGCTGAAAATCAAAAAGCACCAGTTAAGATTAATTTGTATCCTAATCCTGCAACAGATTTTATCAAGATTACTACAGATAAGGACATCTTAGTGAAAATTTACAGCATTACCGGAGCGTTGGTAAAACAAGGCAAAACGGTTGACAGAGCGATGAACATTTCAGATTTAAAAAACGGAAACTACATCGTGCAGTTTGAAAACGAAAATGGTAAGCAGAATTTGAAACTGATTGTTTCAAAATAA
- a CDS encoding T9SS type A sorting domain-containing protein has translation MKQFYSKFLRLSFTVAGFALMSAQYSNGYIVANEGNYGTPNGEISYIDANNNLTNNVYSLANNGEALGDILQSIYFNADKSYLVLNNSNKIVVANRSSFLKSATITSNIDRPRSTTIANGKIFTTNAGDYADAVHYVSVHDATTLAYITSIPLSEEPEELVTANGKVYVNKSSFRAGNSIEVINPATNAITSTITLSPGLQSIIVVGNDIFALCIGSAGSTVYKINTTTDTVTSSITNAAVLPASQYDGLKFTTDGTKLFIAGGTNVYSLNTDLATFSSTPIFTTAASGYSGDFYGFAAIDGKIFQGNANDYINNSTLNVYNQTGTLLNTFTTTRSINNIYKNVFVPGSLATAETKVNNVISIYPNPVSDILYVKNADGAQFKIVDLSGRIVKSGVYQNGITVSGLNKGNYIIQISGKNIQTIEKFIIK, from the coding sequence ATGAAACAATTTTACTCAAAATTTTTAAGACTAAGCTTCACAGTCGCAGGATTCGCATTGATGTCTGCACAATACTCAAACGGGTATATCGTGGCTAATGAAGGTAATTACGGTACGCCAAACGGAGAAATTTCCTATATCGATGCCAATAATAACCTAACGAACAACGTATACAGTTTAGCCAATAATGGTGAGGCTTTGGGGGATATTTTGCAGTCAATTTATTTTAATGCAGACAAATCTTATCTGGTTTTGAACAATTCAAACAAAATAGTTGTTGCCAACAGATCAAGCTTTTTAAAATCTGCGACTATTACCAGTAACATAGACAGACCTAGATCTACTACGATTGCCAACGGGAAGATTTTTACAACCAATGCGGGAGATTATGCTGATGCGGTACATTACGTTTCTGTACACGATGCAACTACTTTAGCGTATATCACCAGCATTCCTTTAAGTGAGGAGCCTGAAGAACTCGTAACGGCAAATGGGAAAGTTTATGTAAACAAATCTTCCTTCAGAGCCGGAAACAGCATTGAAGTAATCAACCCAGCCACTAATGCAATCACAAGCACTATCACGTTGAGCCCGGGATTACAGTCTATCATTGTCGTTGGAAACGATATTTTTGCATTATGTATAGGATCTGCGGGATCTACAGTATACAAAATCAATACTACAACAGATACAGTAACTTCAAGCATAACAAATGCTGCGGTGTTACCTGCTAGCCAATATGACGGATTAAAATTCACAACAGACGGAACAAAACTGTTTATTGCAGGAGGAACCAATGTATATTCTTTGAATACAGATTTGGCAACTTTCAGCAGTACGCCAATTTTCACTACGGCCGCTAGCGGATACAGCGGTGATTTCTATGGTTTTGCAGCAATCGACGGGAAAATTTTTCAGGGAAATGCTAATGACTATATTAACAATTCTACATTAAATGTTTACAACCAAACCGGAACACTATTAAATACATTTACCACCACAAGATCAATCAACAATATTTACAAGAATGTATTTGTTCCCGGAAGTCTTGCAACAGCTGAGACGAAAGTAAATAATGTGATTTCAATCTATCCAAACCCAGTTTCAGATATTCTATATGTGAAAAATGCTGACGGAGCGCAGTTTAAAATTGTTGATCTTTCAGGAAGAATCGTAAAATCCGGTGTTTATCAAAACGGAATCACAGTTTCAGGCTTAAATAAAGGAAATTATATCATTCAGATTTCAGGAAAAAACATTCAGACAATTGAGAAATTCATCATTAAATAA
- a CDS encoding YncE family protein: MKNIQILLAFLFILSIHSCREDYDYINYGATVSGVQEPENINIKGLYVLNEGNMGSNKASIDFFDYTTGAFTKNYYNAQNPNVVNSLGDVGNDIKVYKDKLYAVINLSNFVEVMDAKTAKHIGEIKIPNCRYINFHGNYAYITSYGGAVGVSQPGYVVKVDVNTLQIVGQVNVGKQPDELEVVGDKLYVANSGGYSYPDYDNTVSVIDLNTFTEIKKIPVAINLSKIKKDDTGKLWVTSRGNFGNIPAKTYVLNPQNDQVVKEINLHISDFSIIENRLYYFSYEYTSSGTSSGYGIINTDTFAQTSSNFITDGTQSQIVIPYGIAANPENGDIFIGDAKDYTSSGELFCYNKFGKLKWKVQTGDIPGHLTFLYK, from the coding sequence ATGAAAAATATACAGATACTTTTAGCTTTTCTTTTTATTCTCAGCATTCATTCTTGTAGAGAAGATTACGATTATATCAATTACGGAGCAACGGTTTCGGGAGTTCAGGAACCTGAAAACATCAACATTAAAGGGCTTTATGTATTGAATGAAGGAAATATGGGCAGCAACAAAGCTTCAATAGATTTCTTTGATTACACCACGGGAGCTTTCACCAAAAATTATTACAATGCCCAGAACCCAAATGTTGTTAACAGCCTTGGCGACGTGGGAAATGACATTAAAGTGTATAAGGATAAACTGTATGCAGTAATTAATCTTTCAAATTTTGTTGAAGTGATGGATGCCAAAACGGCAAAACACATCGGCGAGATAAAAATTCCAAACTGTAGGTACATTAATTTTCATGGCAATTATGCTTATATCACATCTTATGGAGGTGCGGTAGGCGTATCGCAGCCTGGTTATGTGGTAAAAGTGGATGTAAATACTTTGCAAATCGTAGGTCAGGTTAATGTTGGGAAACAGCCGGATGAACTTGAGGTGGTAGGCGATAAATTATACGTTGCCAACTCCGGCGGGTACAGCTATCCCGATTATGACAACACGGTTTCTGTAATTGATCTTAACACTTTTACGGAGATTAAAAAAATTCCTGTTGCCATCAATTTAAGTAAAATTAAAAAAGATGATACCGGAAAACTGTGGGTGACTTCAAGAGGCAATTTCGGAAATATTCCTGCTAAAACTTATGTTTTAAATCCTCAGAACGATCAGGTTGTAAAAGAAATAAATCTGCATATCAGTGATTTTTCAATTATCGAAAACAGGCTTTATTATTTCAGTTACGAATATACTTCCAGTGGAACATCAAGCGGCTACGGAATTATCAATACCGATACTTTTGCACAAACGAGCAGCAATTTCATCACAGACGGAACTCAGTCTCAAATTGTAATTCCTTACGGTATCGCTGCCAATCCTGAAAACGGGGATATTTTTATTGGTGATGCCAAAGATTACACTTCATCCGGCGAGCTTTTCTGCTACAACAAATTCGGAAAACTGAAATGGAAAGTACAGACCGGCGATATTCCGGGACATTTAACTTTTTTATACAAATAA
- a CDS encoding TonB-dependent receptor plug domain-containing protein, protein MKYFYSSALLVMLASPSSVFAQNTENDSIETTVIRDIIFNRKRQETGVISSQKLSGTELEKLNSTSVADAVRYFSGIQVKDYGGIGGMKTVNIRAMGTQHVGVFYDGIPIGNAQNGTVDLGRFSLDNLESISLYNGQKSEIFQAAKDFGSSGSIYLRSRTPVFSGSKKTNVNFNYRSGSFGVVNPSILLEQKLTENISISLNTEYLTGHGRYKFHQKVALPDGSLGWERSGIRENGDIESLRAEAGVFGKINNGIWKLKGYYYDSERGVPGAIIRNGDISSSRQWDKNFFVQGSFEKEISSKYKFQINSKFADDYTRYYNDNPGGTPLFIDNIYKQQEFYVSTAQQYSPYKFWKINLSADYQYNTLDANLRQFAYPQRHTELIALATQFDFNKFKIQGSVLGTFVQEKIENTTFSVPQNRSEFTPTVFASYQPFAADFKFHGFYKRIFRMPTFNDLYYAEVGSSELKPEFTNQYDLGFTFNKDFETGVLQNINIIADAYYNRVQDKIISYPKGQQFRWTMTNLGEVEIKGADVSAQAIWLLSENLLFSSRFTYTFTEALNITKSNITSYYRNQIPYTAKHNGSMLLGLTYKDWQLNYSYIYVGERYNMSENIPENYEQPWYSSDISGTREFKLKGWKFRLGLEVNNLLDQNYSVIKNYPMPGRNYRVNLRVNF, encoded by the coding sequence ATGAAATATTTTTACTCTTCCGCATTGCTTGTGATGCTCGCCAGCCCTTCTTCTGTTTTTGCCCAAAACACAGAAAATGACAGTATTGAAACTACAGTTATCAGGGATATTATCTTCAACAGAAAGCGACAGGAAACAGGGGTAATTTCTTCACAAAAACTTTCAGGAACTGAACTTGAGAAGCTCAACAGTACTTCTGTTGCGGATGCTGTACGCTATTTTTCCGGAATTCAGGTGAAGGATTATGGTGGAATTGGCGGTATGAAAACAGTAAATATCCGTGCGATGGGAACGCAGCATGTTGGGGTTTTCTACGATGGAATTCCTATTGGCAATGCTCAAAACGGAACCGTTGACCTTGGAAGATTTTCTTTAGATAACTTAGAATCCATCTCACTTTATAACGGACAGAAAAGCGAAATTTTTCAGGCAGCCAAAGACTTTGGTTCTTCGGGATCTATTTACTTGCGAAGCAGAACTCCGGTTTTTTCAGGTTCAAAGAAAACGAATGTCAATTTTAATTACCGCTCGGGATCTTTTGGTGTGGTAAATCCTTCCATCTTATTAGAGCAGAAACTGACGGAGAACATCAGTATTTCTTTAAATACAGAATATCTTACAGGTCATGGACGGTATAAATTTCATCAAAAAGTTGCCTTACCCGACGGAAGTCTGGGTTGGGAACGAAGCGGCATCAGAGAAAACGGTGACATCGAATCCCTCCGTGCTGAAGCCGGTGTTTTCGGAAAAATCAACAACGGAATCTGGAAACTCAAAGGTTACTACTACGATTCTGAAAGAGGTGTTCCGGGAGCAATCATCAGAAACGGAGATATTTCATCAAGCCGACAATGGGATAAAAACTTTTTTGTACAGGGAAGTTTCGAGAAGGAAATTTCGTCCAAATACAAGTTTCAGATCAATTCTAAATTTGCTGATGATTATACAAGATATTACAATGACAATCCCGGAGGAACGCCACTTTTTATTGACAATATTTACAAGCAACAGGAATTTTATGTTTCTACAGCACAACAGTATTCCCCGTATAAATTCTGGAAGATCAATCTTTCGGCAGATTATCAATACAATACTTTGGATGCCAACTTACGTCAGTTTGCGTACCCTCAAAGACATACCGAACTGATTGCTTTGGCTACACAGTTTGATTTCAATAAATTTAAAATTCAGGGAAGTGTTTTGGGAACTTTTGTTCAGGAGAAAATTGAAAACACTACATTTTCCGTTCCTCAAAACCGTTCGGAATTTACACCGACTGTGTTCGCTTCCTATCAGCCGTTTGCAGCAGATTTCAAATTCCATGGTTTTTATAAAAGAATTTTCAGAATGCCAACTTTTAATGATCTGTACTACGCAGAAGTCGGAAGTTCGGAGCTGAAACCTGAATTTACCAATCAGTACGATTTAGGTTTTACCTTTAATAAAGATTTTGAAACAGGCGTTTTACAGAATATTAATATCATCGCTGATGCTTATTACAACAGGGTTCAGGATAAAATTATCTCTTATCCGAAAGGCCAGCAGTTCCGCTGGACAATGACGAATCTGGGTGAAGTTGAAATTAAAGGCGCAGATGTTTCGGCACAGGCGATCTGGCTGCTTTCTGAAAATCTGTTATTCAGCAGCCGTTTTACCTATACTTTTACAGAAGCTTTAAATATCACAAAAAGCAACATTACTTCTTATTACAGAAATCAGATTCCATATACTGCAAAGCACAACGGAAGCATGCTGTTGGGGCTTACTTACAAAGACTGGCAGCTGAATTACAGCTACATCTATGTAGGCGAGCGTTACAATATGTCTGAGAATATTCCAGAAAATTATGAGCAGCCATGGTACAGCAGTGATATTTCGGGTACACGTGAATTTAAACTTAAGGGCTGGAAATTCAGACTCGGACTTGAGGTGAATAATCTTTTAGACCAAAACTACAGCGTGATTAAAAATTATCCTATGCCGGGCAGAAATTACAGGGTTAATTTGAGAGTCAACTTTTAA